AATATTCAAGAAATTACTATTGTAATTAATGAATTTAAAAAAGCTAGAAAACTTGCAGGGAAAATATTAGGTGGTCAGGCAAAGTATACTTTCGAACAAGTCATAGGAAGAAATGATAAATTTACAAAAATAGTTGATTATTCTAAAAAGATAGCAAATAGTAAATCAACGATCTTAATAACAGGTGAAAGTGGTACTGGAAAAGAAGTTTTTGCGCAAGCAATTCATAATTATAGCATACGTAAAGAGGAGCCTTTTATTGCAGTAAATTGTGGTGCAATTCCTAAAACACTAATAGAATCAGAGTTATTTGGATATGATGATGGAGCATTCACTGGAGCTAAAAAGGGAGGGAGCCCTGGCAAATTTGAAATTGCTGATGGAGGAACAATTTTTTTAGATGAAATAGGAGAAATGCCTGTTGATATGCAGACAAAATTGTTAAGAGTACTTGAAGAGAATGTAATTACACGGATAGGAAGTTCAATAGAAATACCTATTGATGTGAGAATTATAGCTGCAACCAATAAATGCCTAGAAGATGAGATAGAAAAAGGACAGTTCAGAAGAGATTTATATTATAGGTTGAATGTTTTGCCAATAAATTTACCTCCACTTAGAGATAAAAGAGATGATATTCCAGAATTAATAAATTATTATATGAAAAAAATATCTGAAAAACTTGGAAAACAAAGTATGGATATTCCTGAGGAATATATAAAATATCTAATGAATTATGATTGGCCAGGGAATATTAGAGAATTAGAAAATGTTATCGAATTAATAATAAATTCAGAAGAATTACAATTTAATCTTGGGAATAAAGTAGGTGAGGGAGAAAAAAATATAATGTGCTTAGCTCAAAATAATAGCCTGGAATTGATTGAAAGGCAGCATATTATAAAAGTTTTAAAAGAAGTTAATGGTAATATGACTTTGGCTGCTAGTATATTAGAAATTGGAAGAAATACTTTATATAGAAAAATTGAAAAATTTCATATCAACTATTCCAAAATAGAACACTGTTCTGAAATGGAACAGTAATTATTGAATTATTTGTGTCAAAATGGAACAGTTATTGTCCTTAAAAAGCAGATATTAAAATATGTGATTTTAAAATTAAGAAAATAGAAGGATTAAAGGCAGATTTCATGTTGGCACGGAATTTGCTTGTATATTATTGTATACCAAATAAAAGGCAAAGAATCTGTCTGCAGTTAGGAGGAGTAAAAATGAAGTCTGTTCCAGTTGAAGAGGCAGTAGGTATGGTATTATGCCATGACTTAACTAAAATAGTCCCAGGAGAATTTAAGGGAGTCGCATTTAAAAAAGGCCATGTAATAAATGAAGAAGACATACCTAAAATGCTAGATATGGGGAAGCGAAACATTTATGTTTGGGAAATGCAAGAGGGAATACTTCATGAAAATGAAGCTGGAGAAAGGATGGCTAAAGCTGTAGCAGGTAAGGAAATTATTTTTAATGAACCATCTGAAGGAAAGGTGAGTTTAATTGCAAAATGTAAAGGTTTGCTGAAAGTGAATTATTCAGTCATGGAGAGGATAAATACAATAGATGAAGCGATGCTTGCAACTTTACATACTGATATTGTTGTGGAAGAAGGAAGCGTAGTTGCAGGAACTAGAATAATACCTCTTTTAATTGATAGTCACAAAATTGAACATATAGAAATAATTTGCGAAGAAGAAGGACCTATTATTTGGGTAGAACCATTAAAAGCTATGAAGGTTGGAGTAATTACAACTGGTAGTGAAGTTTATACAGGAAGAATAGAAGATAAATTTGGCCCTGTTATTAAAAGAAAACTGGCTGAAGTTGGGAGCGAAGTAATAAAACAGATTTTGGTTTCTGATAGCACAAGTATGATTGTAGATGCAGTCAATGAATTATTAGAAATCGGAGCTGAAATGATTATCGTTACTGGTGGTATGTCAGTAGATCCAGATGATGTTACACCAGCTGGAATAAGAGAAGCTGGAGCAAATATAGTATCTTATGGTGCGCCAGTACTTCCAGGAGCTATGTTTTTAATTGCATATAAGGATGAAACACCTGTTTTAGGACTTCCAGGCTGTGTAATGTATAGCAAACGTACAATATTTGATCTTATGCTTCCAAGGGTTGTAGCTGGTGAAAAGATAAAAAGAGAAGATATTGCAAGGTTAGGGCATGGGGGAATGTGTTTAAATTGTGAAATATGTACTTTCCCAGCTTGTAGTTTTGGAAAGTGGTAGTAATAAGGTTATGTCTTTTAAATTAAGACACCACCTTCTTATATATAATATTCAAATAAGGGGGATTCGAAATGTTAAAAAAGGTAATTAAAATTAATGGAGCTAGCAGGACTCTAATTATTGACCCAGAAAGCTCACTCTCTGATGTTTTAAGAAAACAATTACATTTAACTGGTACCAAGGTTGGCTGTGGAATAGGTGAATGTGGTGCTTGTAATGTCATAATGAATGGTAAAGTAGTTAAGTCATGCATAACTAGAATGAAAAGAGTGCCAGATGAAGCTGAAATTATTACTATTGAAGGTATTGGAACTCAAGATGATTTACATCATATTCAATTTGCGTGGATGATACATGGAGCAGCGCAATGTGGATTTTGTACCCCTGGTTTCATAGTAAGTGCAAAGGCACTTTTAGATGAAAATAATAATCCGACAAGAGAAGATGTAAGAAATTGGTTCCAAAAAAACAGAAATGTTTGTAGATGTACAGGATATAAACCTTTAATAGATGCTGTAATGGAAGCTGCTAGATTAATTAGAGGTGAAGTTACAAGAGAGCAGTTGTGGTTTAAACTTCCGGTTGGTGCTACTTTATTGGGTACTGATGCAGTAAGACCTTCTGCTTGTGCGAAAGTTACTGGAACTTGGGACTTTGGTGCTGATCTAGGATTAAAGCTTCCAGAAAATACTTTACATATTAAACTTGTTCAAGCAACGGTTTCTCATGCTAATATTATTTCAATTGATACAGCTGAAGCTGAAAAGATGCCTGGAGTATATAAAGTTATTACTTATAAAGATGTAAAAGGCACAAATAGAATTAATGGTTTAGCATTCCCATCAAACAAAGGTGATGGACTTGAAAGACCAATATTAAATGATAAGAAAATATTCCAATTTGGTGATGCAATTGCAATGGTTCTTGCAGATACACCTACTCATGCTGAAAATGCAGCTAAAAAAGTTGTTGTAGAAATTGAAGAATTACCTGCATATATGAGTGCACCAGCTGCTATGGCAGAAGATGCTATTGAAATACATCCAGGAACCCCTAATATTTATTTTGAAACAAGAGTTGTCAAGGGTGAAGATACAGCACCTTTGATGGAAGAATTATCTTATGTTGTTGAAGATGATTCATATGTAGGAAGACAACCTCACTTGCCAATTGAACCAGACGTTGGATTCGCGTATTTTAATGAAGATGGGCAATTAGTAATTCACTCAAAGAGTGTTGCACTGCATTTCCATGCACTTATGATAGCAGATGGTATTGGTCTTCCAGTAGATAAAATTTCAATAGTTCAAAATCCAACAGGAGGAACTTTTGGTTATAAATTTAGTCCTACAATTGAAGCCTTACTTGGAGTTGCAGCAATTGAAACAGGAAAACCAGTATATCTAGAATTTAACATGTTCCAACAAATTACTTATACTGGAAAGAGATCTCCATTCTATATGCATATAAAAATGG
The window above is part of the Clostridium saccharoperbutylacetonicum N1-4(HMT) genome. Proteins encoded here:
- a CDS encoding molybdopterin-binding protein; amino-acid sequence: MKSVPVEEAVGMVLCHDLTKIVPGEFKGVAFKKGHVINEEDIPKMLDMGKRNIYVWEMQEGILHENEAGERMAKAVAGKEIIFNEPSEGKVSLIAKCKGLLKVNYSVMERINTIDEAMLATLHTDIVVEEGSVVAGTRIIPLLIDSHKIEHIEIICEEEGPIIWVEPLKAMKVGVITTGSEVYTGRIEDKFGPVIKRKLAEVGSEVIKQILVSDSTSMIVDAVNELLEIGAEMIIVTGGMSVDPDDVTPAGIREAGANIVSYGAPVLPGAMFLIAYKDETPVLGLPGCVMYSKRTIFDLMLPRVVAGEKIKREDIARLGHGGMCLNCEICTFPACSFGKW
- a CDS encoding molybdopterin-dependent aldehyde oxidoreductase, yielding MLKKVIKINGASRTLIIDPESSLSDVLRKQLHLTGTKVGCGIGECGACNVIMNGKVVKSCITRMKRVPDEAEIITIEGIGTQDDLHHIQFAWMIHGAAQCGFCTPGFIVSAKALLDENNNPTREDVRNWFQKNRNVCRCTGYKPLIDAVMEAARLIRGEVTREQLWFKLPVGATLLGTDAVRPSACAKVTGTWDFGADLGLKLPENTLHIKLVQATVSHANIISIDTAEAEKMPGVYKVITYKDVKGTNRINGLAFPSNKGDGLERPILNDKKIFQFGDAIAMVLADTPTHAENAAKKVVVEIEELPAYMSAPAAMAEDAIEIHPGTPNIYFETRVVKGEDTAPLMEELSYVVEDDSYVGRQPHLPIEPDVGFAYFNEDGQLVIHSKSVALHFHALMIADGIGLPVDKISIVQNPTGGTFGYKFSPTIEALLGVAAIETGKPVYLEFNMFQQITYTGKRSPFYMHIKMGADADGKIKAMETDWSVDHGPYSEFGDLLTTRGSQFMGAGYRIDNIRGEGRTVATNHAWGSAFRGYGSPQSLFASEVLIDELAEKIGMDPLEFRYKNVYRQGDTTPNGCEPDVIVLPQLLDMIRPYYKEAKETANEKNKTSTDKKYGAGISLLIYGCGLDGPDTSEAWAELTEDGVIVGNSWEDHGQGADMGTLAISYETLRKAGFTPENIKLVLNDMNFTPNSGPAGGSRSNVLTGNATRVACENLLEGMKKPDGTYRSYHEMIAEEKPVKYYGKWTAPCTACDVETSQGNPFPTYMYGVLLAEVEVDINTGKAKVEKLVIASDIGVIINKLVVDGQILGGLAQGIGLALTEDFEDLKKHTTLTGCGIPQVRDVTDDITLLYLETPRPLGPYGASGAGEMPLSAPHAAIVNAIYDACGVRITHLPALPEKILAGLKKLNK
- a CDS encoding sigma-54-dependent Fis family transcriptional regulator, whose product is MENYIKESHTRSIKMGILSRNLYSAKIVKGEELRDILDRNKNLILVATPFMNRLYNFVKESEFFATLCDNEGCILNVIGNEKILSEATKLKMIQGAYMDEAHIGTNAMSLAISKKSPVQISGEDHFIEAYHKWTCSAAPIKDINGEIIGCIDLTGYKGNAHPHTLGMVVAAADAIETMLEISKYNSMLEISKRRLETTFNSISSGILTCDLLGNITTMNSYAVKLFGSTRHEIKKMKVSDFLQNWEEIIQHINIKRDFINEDLHINAKINKLQCTLTLYPIYDQEMNIQEITIVINEFKKARKLAGKILGGQAKYTFEQVIGRNDKFTKIVDYSKKIANSKSTILITGESGTGKEVFAQAIHNYSIRKEEPFIAVNCGAIPKTLIESELFGYDDGAFTGAKKGGSPGKFEIADGGTIFLDEIGEMPVDMQTKLLRVLEENVITRIGSSIEIPIDVRIIAATNKCLEDEIEKGQFRRDLYYRLNVLPINLPPLRDKRDDIPELINYYMKKISEKLGKQSMDIPEEYIKYLMNYDWPGNIRELENVIELIINSEELQFNLGNKVGEGEKNIMCLAQNNSLELIERQHIIKVLKEVNGNMTLAASILEIGRNTLYRKIEKFHINYSKIEHCSEMEQ